In Spirochaeta thermophila DSM 6578, the DNA window GATCGATGATGAGGTAGTCCGCATGAAGCTTCCTGAGGTGTGAGAGGATCTTCTTCTTCTGTCCGGCGGTGAGGTTCGCGACGCCAGGGATCTCGGCATCCCCGGGAACGAATCTCAGCCGTTCGTATTGGGTGGGACGTACGATGTCCTGGAAGGAGAGGCCCGGCGTGGTGAGGAAGCTACCGATGCCGCGGGGGGCGGGGATGCCCAGCATGAGGTGCAGGTTCGATCCTCCCAGATCGAGGTCCACCAGGACCACCTCTTTGCCCGCCTGGGCGAGGGCGATGGCGAGGTTTGTCGCGATGAGAGATTTTCCCACACCTCCTTTACCACTGGCTATGGGGAAGATGTGCATGGCTCATCCTTTTCCTGTAGGGGGGTGGTTCCGTGAGGCGGAGGGACGGAAGACCGATCGAGGAGAAGCCCCAGAAAGATGAGAGCGTCTATGCCGGTGGTGGCGATGACGAAGAGCGGGGGGATCACGGGGCTGGAGAGGAGAGTGGAGAGGAAGAGGGCGAGGCCCATGAGGACCTGCAGGAGTTTCCCTGAGAGGTGGAGTCGTCTCGCGCCCTGCGCGGGGCGTTCGAAGAGGGAGGCGAAGGCCTGGAGGGCGAGGAGGAGGGCCGGGCCGCTGAGCCAGAGGAGGATCAACGCCCTCCCCGCTTCGATGCGCACCGGGGCTTGGAGGATCAGAAAGAGAAAGGCGAAACGGATCATTTCCCACAACGCGGCAAAGAGAAAGAAAATTTTTCGCATCATCACCTTCTAGTCTAAAAGGGGGTGGTATGTGGGTCAAGTGAGGATTCCTCGAGTTGACAAAACGGGAGGTATTTCTGAGAATAGACTTCACACAGGCGCTCAAGGTGGTGATGATGAAAAAAGGGGATGTCCGACTGCGGGGGATATGGTGGGGAGGATTCCTCCTCCTCTTCGGGTTCCTGATGTCCCTTGTATGGGCGGACGGGCTCTTTGCTCTCGACCGTTCGACGGATCAACTCCTCTCTCTCTTCGAGACGGTCTTTTCCTATGTACAGGATCACTATGTGGAAGAGCCTGATCCTGAGGTTCTTCTGGAAGGAGCTCTGGAAGGGCTCTTCGAGAGCCTGGATGATCCATACTCCGAGTATCTTTCAGAGGAAGAGCTCCGCGATCTCTCCGACACCACCCGAGGGGAGTTCGGAGGTATAGGCCTCTATATCGCCAAAGAGACCTCGAACGGCGGGGATGCGGGCTATGTGGATGTGGTCGCTCCCATCGAAGGCACTCCGGCCTACCGCGCGGGCATCCTGGCCGGGGACAAGATCATAGGGATAGAAGGGGAGTCCACGATGGATCTCTCCATCGACGAGGTCCTCTCCCGCCTGAGGGGTGAGCCCGGCACGCAGGTGACCATCACCATCAAGAGGGGGGGCGACTATGTGTTCGATGTGACCCTCACCCGTGCGATCATCCAGGTGCCCACGGTGCGCTACGAGTTCCTTCCCGAGCACAAGGTGGGTATCCTCAGGATCATCCAGTTCACTCCGCACACTCCGGAGAAGGTTGAGGAGGCCATCTCCGCGTTCAAGGAACAGGGGTATCGGGGACTCCTCATCGATGTACGCTCCAATCCAGGAGGGCTCCTCGATTCGGTCCTCGAGATCACGGATTTCTTCTTCAGAGAAGGGATCATGCTCAGGGAGGAGGGGCGGACTTCCGAGGCTACACGCACCTATTATGCCACCGGAGATCTTTTGGTGGACGAGGATATCCCTGTGGTGGTCTTGGTGAACAGGGGGACGGCCTCGGCGGCCGAAATCCTCTCCGGCGTGCTCAAGGACAGGGGGAGGGGAACGCTGGTCGGAGAGACGACCTACGGAAAAGGGTCCGTTCAGCAGGTGCAGTTGCTTCCCAGAGGAGGTTTCCGTCTCACGGTTGCCCGTTACTATACGCCCAGTGGGGTGGTGATCGACAAGCATGGGATCGAGCCGGATGTGACGGTGGAGGAGGAGACCTTCACCGAGGACCAGATGGCCCTCTACGGAGAACTCCTCTCTTCCGGGAGGATCACGGAGTTCGTGGTGTCTCATGACGTGGTCCCCTCCGAGGAGGCGATCCGGAGTTTCATCTCCCGGCTGGCGTCGGAACGACCGGAATACGATCCCGAGATCCTGAGACGTCTCATCCATGCCGAGGTGGTGAGGCGTTCGACGCATCCTCCACTCTATGATCCGGACTACGACAGGGTGATGCAGGAGGGGATGCGCATCCTCCTCGGGCTGATGGGAGGCGAGACCTGATGGAACGGATCTCAGTGCGTACCGGAGAGAGGGTTCAGGTAGTGCTCATCACGCGGGAGGTCCAGGAGATCGTCGCCCGCTCGGGTGTCGAGGAGGGGATCTGTGTGGTCTATTCGCCTCACACTACGGCGGGAATAACGATAAACGAGGCGGCGGATCCTTCTGTGATACGGGACTTCCTCATGGAGACAGGCAGGATCGTGCCTTTCCAGGACGGTTATGCTCACGCCGAGGGAAACTCCGCGGCTCATATCAAAACGTCGCTCGTCGGTCCTTCGGTGACGATCCCTGTGGAAGGAGGAGCCCTCACCCTGGGTACCTGGCAGGGAATCTATTTCTGTGAGTTCGACGGGCCGCGCACCCGGAAGGTGTTCGTCCAGATCATCGGTCGCTGATGCTTTGGGGGAATTGGGGGGATCATGACAGCTGCGACGAACATACCTTGGAAGAAGAGGATCCGTATCCTGGGCATCCCCGTGGATCGTGTGGAGGATGCGGATCTCGAGCGGGTGTTCCATCACTTCCTCCTCGATGGGCGGCTCCACCATATCGTGTTCGCACGGCGTTCGGATTGCATGCGTGCCCGCTGTTCGAAGCGGAAGCGACGGATACTGGAAGAAGCATCTCTCGTCCTGCCTCTTGATCGTTCGCTCGTGTGGGCGGCTCGACGGCTCCACCAGGAGGCCCCTGTGAGGTACCTTCCTTTTTCCTTCATCGTCCGGCTGCTGCGTTTCCTGGAGGAGAAGGGAGAACGGGTGTACCTCCTTGGAGAGAGCCCACAGGATATCCTCACCATCGAGCGGAATATCCGGGAGACGTTCCCCGGTCTTCGTGTGGTGGGACGTTACCACGGCAACTTCCCAAAGGATGTGGAGGACACGATCCTCACCGCGGTGAAGAAGGCCACGCCGGCCCTCATCCTGATAGGGAGCGGTATTCGCGGTGGGGATGAGTGGGTGTCGCAACACAGGGCGGAACTTCCCCCTGCCATGGTGATCGTACATCCCGAGACGATGCAGGTCTTCGCGGGGAGAAGGAAGAGGGTGTCTCCTGAGGAGTTCTACGGGCGCATTCCCCCGCTGAAGGGATTCGTCCTCAACCCCCTCCGGATCCTGAAGGTGTTCTATTATCTTTGGTTCGGTTTTCTGGTGATGGTGTACAAGGTGTTCGGTTTAAACAAGTCGCGAGATGATTAAAGTAGCGCTTATAGATATGAAGGGAGGGAGCGAGGACTTTTTCAGGCTCCTCCTTCCGGAAGATGTCTCCATGGTTCTGCTGGATGAGACCGCAGTGAAGGTGCGGCTCGGTGATGAGAGACCGGATGCGGTGATCCTTGTCCATGGTGCGGGAGATGAATGGCAGGGGATCGCGAGAACACTGGTGGATGTCTGCCCCCATATTCCCCTCGTCCTCTGCTCTCCCGACCCGTCCCCCCACACGGTGGTGAGGGGGATGGACCTGGGTGCCGTGGACTATCTCCCTTTCCCTCCTGAAAGGGAAGCCCTTCATCGTGCACTTCAGCGGGCACTTCGGTGCAAAGGCTACTCCTCTTCGGGCGTGGGGGACAGGTCTCCGCTCGAGCGTCTGGTGGGCAAGAGCGAGTCGATCGTGAAGATCCGGGAATATGTGCCCTTGGTGGCCCGGGTGAAGGAGACCGTGCTCATCCAGGGCGCGACGGGGACGGGCAAGGAACTCGTGGCCCGGATCCTCCACGATCTCTCTCCCAGGAGGGAGATGCCTTTTGTGGCGGTCAATTGTGGTGCACTTCCTCCCTCTCTCATCGAAGCAGAACTCTTCGGTACCGAGGAGGGGGCCTACACCGATGCGCGGAGGCGGCCGGGTCTTTTTGAGCAGGCTGACAACGGGACGCTCTTCCTCGACGAGGTGGGAGAGCTTCCGGCGGACCTGCAGGTGAAGTTCCTCCGTGTCCTGGAGGAGGGGCGAGTCGTGAGGGTGGGCGGACATCGCTCGATCCGGGTGGATGTGCGTGTGGTGTGCGCCACCCACAGGGATCTGGCGGGGGAGGTGAAGCGGGGGCGGTTCCGGGCGGACCTCTTCTACCGGATCAATGTGCTGAAGATCTCGATTCCCCCCCTCACCGATCGCAAGGAGGATATCCCCCTTCTCGCCTCGTATTTCACCCGGATGCTCGCGGACCAGTACGGATGCTCGCCCAGGATCTCGTCCGGGGCCATGGACCGCCTTCTCTCGTACGACTGGCCGGGTAACGTGAGGGAACTGAAAAACGTGCTCACGCGGGCCGTGCTCGAGGCGAGGTTCAGGGGGCTCGAGATGATCACCCCCGATCTGGTGAGATTCGAGTAGTCATCTGATCACCCTCACCGCTTTCGCGAGGAGCACCGGGACAGGGGTCCCGTCCGGGGAGGAGTCCACGTCGATGAGCCTGCACAGGACGATGACCCTCCTCCTCTCGATGAGGCTCTCGGGGAGGATGGGATCCCTCCTCGAGAGGGGTATCCTCGATCGGAACTCCGCACCCCTGAGGATGACGTCCGCGCGGTAGAGGGCCACCTCCTCCTCCGAGAGCCATGCGCCCGAGACGAGTTCCATCTGGGCGGTGAAGGACTCTCCTTCCTCGGGATGTAGGACCTTCACGGAGCCTATGATACCATCGAGGACGAGGTAGAACCCTGATATCTCCTCTTTTCCCTCGGGAAGGGTCTCGATGAGCTCTTCGAGGGTGAGGTCGAAGAGCACACCCCCGACAGGGTCGTATGCCCACAGGAAGGTTCCGAGCATCATGTACAGGAGGAACAGTCGCTTCATGTCGTTCACCCGCTCTCTATGTCATGATAGGATAGTGGCGTGAGGAGGTCAAGCGTGCGGAAGGATCGGAAAGACCTCGGCGGAAAGAGGGCTCTGGTGGTCGGAGGATCCGGAGGGATCGGGCGAGGGGTGAGTCTCATGCTCGCAGAGGAGGGTGCGTCCGTCGTCGTCCATGGAGGACACGACGAGGCACGGCTCGAGGAGACGCGTGCCTTGTGTGCGCGCACTGCCGAACAGGTGGACGGATTCCTGTGTCCCTTTGACCAGCGGGAGGTATTCCTCAGGGAGGTGGCATCCCGCCTCCCGTTCGACATCGTGGTGTGGTGTGCCGGACCGGTGGAGTACGTGGGCCTCGGGCAGGCATCCCTGGAGGTGTGGGAACGGATGGTCCGGGGAAACCTCGTACTACCCGGGGCCGTGGTGGGCATGGTGGCGGGACTGATGGCGGAGCGGGGACATGGCCGTATCGTCCTTTTCGGGGGGCCAGGGAGCGACGCACTGAGGGGGTATACCTCCATCACGCCGTATGCGGCAGCGAAGGCAGGGCTCGGAGTGCTCGCGAAGTCGGTGGCGGTGGTCTACGGGAGTTCGAACGTGGCCTGCAATGTGATCTGTCCCGGTGTCGTGTTCACCGAGTACACCTCTCGGGAGGAGCGGGAACGCTGGCGAAAGGTCCCAGAGGCGCGTATCGCCTCGTCGGAAGAGGTGGTGGACCTCGTCCGCTATCTGGTGAAAATGCCTACTCCTCTTGTAAATGGGGCGGTGATTTCTGCCGATAAGGGACTTAGATTGTGATCCTCGGAGGGGATGCGGATTTGACAAACCATACATAGACTTATATTATGTAGGTATAGTCACATGAAGCAAAAAGCGAGGTTCGGGAATGGCAAATAACGACATCATCCCAGGATTCGACGAGGAGAAGGATGAAAGCCTCAAGATACGTCTTCAGAAGGTCGACTCGGTGCCTGGGTGTCTCATCCTGTTTCTTACGGGCTACATAGATACGTATAATTCGAATTTTTTCCAGAAGAAGGTCACCAGGGCGATCGAACAAGGATACATCCGTCTCATCTTCCACTGCGGCGGGCTCAACTATGTCTCCAGTACCGGTATAGGGTCGTTCACCGCGTTCCTCAAGGCCGTGAAGCCCAGGGGGGGAGACATCGTGCTCCTCGAAATCCAGCCGAAGGTGTACGAAGTCTTCCAGCTCCTCGGATTCTCCCAGTTCTTCACCATAAAGGACAATCTCGAAGAGGCGGTCGCCCACTTCTCCGAAGGGGGGCAGAAGGTACAAACCGAGATCTTCCCCAAGATCTTCAAGTGTCCCATCTGTTCGAAGAAGTTGAAGGCCACGCGTCCTGGGCGCTTTCGTTGTTCGGAGTGTAAGACGATCCTCGCCATAGACAACAACGGCCAGGTCTTCCTGGGATAGGGAGGAAGGGTATGGGCTTCTTTCAGCGCCTCGTGAGGGCCGTGAAGGCTCAATTCAATGCCCTTCTCAAGCGTATCGAGGATCCCGAGAAGCTTCTCGATCAACTCCTCCTCGACATGAACAAGCAGCTCCTCGAGGCGAAGCGCTCGGTTGCCCAGGCCCTCGCGGATGAGAAGAGGCTGGAGAAGAGGGTGTCCGAATACGCAGCTCAGGTCGACGACTGGGAGCAGAAGGCCGTGACCGCCCTCAAGGCCGGCAGGGAGGATCTGGCGAAGCAGGCTCTGGTGAAGAAGGCTGAGCTTCTCGAGGTGCTCGAGCAGTACCGAAAGAGCCATGAGGAGCAGCACGCCACGGTGGAGAAGCTGAAGGCCTCGCTCCGAGACCTCCAGGACAGGATTGAGGACGCGAGGAGGAAGAGGAACATCCTCATCGCACGAGCGAAACGGGTCCAGGCCCAGAAACGTCTGCAGGAGACCATAAAGGGGCTCTCTGATACCTCTGCCTTTGCCGCGTTCGAGGAACTCGAGAAGAGAGTCGAGGAGCTGGAGGCCGAGGCCGAAGCCACCGAGGCCCTCGAGGTGGAAGATACGACCCTGTCGCTTGAGGAACAGATAAGGAAGCTCGAGAAACCGGAGGACAAGGCGGACGTCCTCCTCGAGGATCTCAAGAAACGACTGGGGCTTCCGCATGATTCCTCGGGGTCGTGAGATACCCATTGGCGTGTTCCTCCCCGACGCTGATGTGAGGTACTACTTCTGGCTGGACTACAAGGACTTCCCCCATCCCCAGAAGGAGGACATCGTCATACTGGAAGATGTCGAAGAGGCGAAGTGCTGCCAGGTGGTCTCCCTCCCCTGGAAGGATTTTCTTTCCATATCCCTCGAGACCGGAGAAGGGGGACCGGTGTGGATCCCCTATGGTCCGGCCGACTATGTTGCCCAGGCGTTCGCCCTCGGGTGCGGAGACTACTTGAAGGAACCCTGGAGCGTCGGAGAGCTTCTGGTACGGGCCCGACGTTTTCTTCCCCAGCGGGTGGTGTTGCGAGGAAAGGTCTGTGAGTACCACAATGGAGTCCTCAGACGGGAGGGGAAGGAGGTGCGTCTCACTCCCGTTCAAGGGCATCTCTTCTCCCTCCTGGTGCGGCACAGGGGGAAACCCCTCGGGAGGGAGGCGCTCTCCCATGCCGTGGGCATGAGGAACGGATCGTCCCGGGCCGTGGATATGCACGTCTCCCTGTTGAGGAAGAAACTGGCCGAACTCGATCTGGAGGGTGTGCTCGTTTCCGTGATCAGAAAGGGCTACATGCTGATCGACGAGGATCGATGAAGGAATCAGGCATGAGGGATTCTCTTTTCCTCCCTGTGTACTATGTGGTGTGGCTCCTCGTGATACTCCTTCTGGGAGTGCTTTCCTGGGGGATGGCCTCCTGGGGTCTCGCCGACGGCGTGTATGTCACGGTGGATGGAAAGACCACAGTGCTTCCTTTCTTCCTGAAGGCCCTGAGGGCCCTGGGGCCTTCGGCAGGAGTACTGGCGCTCATCATAAGCCTCTCGAGGGTGTTCGTTCGTCCGGGCGTTCTCTTCCTCTCCATCCTGGAGCTCGCCCTGCTCATGACGGGATATCTCTACCTCTGGTATGCCTTCGCCGTTCCTCCCCTGAAGGAAGGGGTGGCCGCCCTTGAGTGGCGCTACACCTCGCCGGTCTCTTCGCAGGCACTCGTGAGAACGGCGGAGGATCGGTACCTCTTCGTGTATGCCTCGGGAAGGTTCGATGCCGGGGTGGTGGATGTGTGGTTCGAACGCGAGCCGGTCGTCCGCCTCTTCCAGGAAGGGTGGTTCGACGAGGAGACCGGGCGGTATGTCCTGGGAGAGACGGAATCGATCGACCTTTCCCGAAGGTACGACGCCTCGGTCCTCGCTCCGATCCCCGGCTGGGCTTCCGTGTGGGAAGAGGTGACGTTGACCATGGAAGAGGTGTGGGACCAGGCCTTTTCCATGGGGGCACCACGGTCTCTTCTCTTCCTCGGCTCATGGTTCCTCTTCTCGATCGGTATGTGGACCTGGGTGAGATTCACCCGCTGGCCTTTCTTCAACACGATCCTCGCCGTCGGTATGGGTATGACCCCCGGGCTCTTCATGTGGGGGGTGAAGCGCTTCACCGAAGAGCCGCTCTTCGTCGAAGTCGTGTCGCGGATTCCCCTGTCCTTTGACTACGTGGTTCTCGGCATCCCCGCCTTCATCGGACTATGCGCCCTCCTCTTCCTCCTCTTCCTCCTGCCCTATGCACGCCTCCGGGAGGAGGTGGCATGGTGAGTCCTG includes these proteins:
- a CDS encoding PspA/IM30 family protein, yielding MGFFQRLVRAVKAQFNALLKRIEDPEKLLDQLLLDMNKQLLEAKRSVAQALADEKRLEKRVSEYAAQVDDWEQKAVTALKAGREDLAKQALVKKAELLEVLEQYRKSHEEQHATVEKLKASLRDLQDRIEDARRKRNILIARAKRVQAQKRLQETIKGLSDTSAFAAFEELEKRVEELEAEAEATEALEVEDTTLSLEEQIRKLEKPEDKADVLLEDLKKRLGLPHDSSGS
- a CDS encoding STAS domain-containing protein yields the protein MANNDIIPGFDEEKDESLKIRLQKVDSVPGCLILFLTGYIDTYNSNFFQKKVTRAIEQGYIRLIFHCGGLNYVSSTGIGSFTAFLKAVKPRGGDIVLLEIQPKVYEVFQLLGFSQFFTIKDNLEEAVAHFSEGGQKVQTEIFPKIFKCPICSKKLKATRPGRFRCSECKTILAIDNNGQVFLG
- a CDS encoding SDR family NAD(P)-dependent oxidoreductase, translated to MRKDRKDLGGKRALVVGGSGGIGRGVSLMLAEEGASVVVHGGHDEARLEETRALCARTAEQVDGFLCPFDQREVFLREVASRLPFDIVVWCAGPVEYVGLGQASLEVWERMVRGNLVLPGAVVGMVAGLMAERGHGRIVLFGGPGSDALRGYTSITPYAAAKAGLGVLAKSVAVVYGSSNVACNVICPGVVFTEYTSREERERWRKVPEARIASSEEVVDLVRYLVKMPTPLVNGAVISADKGLRL
- a CDS encoding response regulator transcription factor is translated as MIPRGREIPIGVFLPDADVRYYFWLDYKDFPHPQKEDIVILEDVEEAKCCQVVSLPWKDFLSISLETGEGGPVWIPYGPADYVAQAFALGCGDYLKEPWSVGELLVRARRFLPQRVVLRGKVCEYHNGVLRREGKEVRLTPVQGHLFSLLVRHRGKPLGREALSHAVGMRNGSSRAVDMHVSLLRKKLAELDLEGVLVSVIRKGYMLIDEDR
- a CDS encoding S41 family peptidase — protein: MKKGDVRLRGIWWGGFLLLFGFLMSLVWADGLFALDRSTDQLLSLFETVFSYVQDHYVEEPDPEVLLEGALEGLFESLDDPYSEYLSEEELRDLSDTTRGEFGGIGLYIAKETSNGGDAGYVDVVAPIEGTPAYRAGILAGDKIIGIEGESTMDLSIDEVLSRLRGEPGTQVTITIKRGGDYVFDVTLTRAIIQVPTVRYEFLPEHKVGILRIIQFTPHTPEKVEEAISAFKEQGYRGLLIDVRSNPGGLLDSVLEITDFFFREGIMLREEGRTSEATRTYYATGDLLVDEDIPVVVLVNRGTASAAEILSGVLKDRGRGTLVGETTYGKGSVQQVQLLPRGGFRLTVARYYTPSGVVIDKHGIEPDVTVEEETFTEDQMALYGELLSSGRITEFVVSHDVVPSEEAIRSFISRLASERPEYDPEILRRLIHAEVVRRSTHPPLYDPDYDRVMQEGMRILLGLMGGET
- a CDS encoding secondary thiamine-phosphate synthase enzyme YjbQ — encoded protein: MERISVRTGERVQVVLITREVQEIVARSGVEEGICVVYSPHTTAGITINEAADPSVIRDFLMETGRIVPFQDGYAHAEGNSAAHIKTSLVGPSVTIPVEGGALTLGTWQGIYFCEFDGPRTRKVFVQIIGR
- a CDS encoding WecB/TagA/CpsF family glycosyltransferase, producing MTAATNIPWKKRIRILGIPVDRVEDADLERVFHHFLLDGRLHHIVFARRSDCMRARCSKRKRRILEEASLVLPLDRSLVWAARRLHQEAPVRYLPFSFIVRLLRFLEEKGERVYLLGESPQDILTIERNIRETFPGLRVVGRYHGNFPKDVEDTILTAVKKATPALILIGSGIRGGDEWVSQHRAELPPAMVIVHPETMQVFAGRRKRVSPEEFYGRIPPLKGFVLNPLRILKVFYYLWFGFLVMVYKVFGLNKSRDD
- a CDS encoding sigma-54-dependent Fis family transcriptional regulator, translated to MKGGSEDFFRLLLPEDVSMVLLDETAVKVRLGDERPDAVILVHGAGDEWQGIARTLVDVCPHIPLVLCSPDPSPHTVVRGMDLGAVDYLPFPPEREALHRALQRALRCKGYSSSGVGDRSPLERLVGKSESIVKIREYVPLVARVKETVLIQGATGTGKELVARILHDLSPRREMPFVAVNCGALPPSLIEAELFGTEEGAYTDARRRPGLFEQADNGTLFLDEVGELPADLQVKFLRVLEEGRVVRVGGHRSIRVDVRVVCATHRDLAGEVKRGRFRADLFYRINVLKISIPPLTDRKEDIPLLASYFTRMLADQYGCSPRISSGAMDRLLSYDWPGNVRELKNVLTRAVLEARFRGLEMITPDLVRFE